The DNA sequence TAATACAATTTTGACAAGACTGGATCGGGCTACCCGATTTGAGGAAAGGGAAGAGCGAAAGAAGTTGCTCAGCTTTGTCATTGCTGGGGCTGGTCCTACAGGGGTTGAGCTTTCGGGTATCCTTGCTGAAATGAGGGCTTCTATTATGAGAAAGGACTACCCAGAACTAAGCCAAGAGGATTTGGGTGATATTTTCCTGATTGATGGTAACGATGCTGTATTGGCTGTAATGTCCAAAGATGCACAGCAGTATTCGGAAAAGAAGCTTCGCCAGTATGGGATTGAAATCAAGCTGAATACCTTGGTGAAGGATTTTAAAGATGAGACGGTTTACCTGTCTGACGGAACAGAAATTCCTTCCAAAAACTTGATATGGGCAGCAGGGGTGAAGGCAAAGCAGTTTGAAGGTTTTAACGCTGAGTGCATTGGACCTGGTGGGCGTATGAAAACAAATGCCTATAACTTGGTGGAAGGGTATGATAATATCTATGCCTTGGGTGACTGTGCTATTATGTTCACGGATGAAAACTATCCTAAAGGACACCCGCAACTTGCCCAACCTGCGATTCAGCAAGCTAAAAACCTGACAGAAAACTTATCAAGGGATAAAGACCGCTGGAAACCTTTCAAATACAAAGACAAAGGTTCATTGGCAATTATTGGTAGAAATAAGTCAGTGTTGGATTTTCCAGATCAGAAGCATAGCATGAAAGGATTTTTTGCTTGGCTGATATGGATTTTTGTCCACATCATGGGCTTGGTAAACTTCAAAAATAGGGTTCGTACATTTTTCAACTGGATTGGCTATTATATATTCAAAGACCAGTCTTTCAGGATGATTATCAAACCTAGCAGAAGAGATAAGAGTAAGGATGCATAGGGGATCAGTTGATCTAAAAATCTAAATTATATAGGAAAGTAAAAAGACCTTCATTTCTGTACTGCCAGAATATGAGGGTCTTTTTAGCTTAAGATGAAGTACCTTTAATAGCCTGTTACTCCTCTAGCTTTTTACCAATCACTTTTTCATTTTCCTGAATCAATGTTACACTGATTGTTGTTCCATTTTCATCCTGACTGAAGGTTAGTTGGGTTTGATGACACTAATAATGAGGAAGTTCATTTTATTTGTTCAACAATGTATAAAGTATTGGATATCCTTTCAGTCAATTCAAAATCCCTTGATTCAAAGTATAGGTAACCTTCTTCTATTTTCTTAGCACTCTCTTTAATCCACTCCTTAAGTAGCTCCTTGTCATTTTGTTCAAGTTCTTTAAAAATGACCTTTCTATTGTTATATAGGTCAGCATAATAAACTTCTACAAAATCAATAAAATTGCTGTATCCATTTGAAGTGATTTCAAGACTCCAATCTGATAACATTAATGGTAATTCTCTAAGGATTTTATAAAGCTCAATAAATACATTGTGTTCAAAATAGCTTCCATAATTTACATCATATCTCCACCAAGCCCAGAAAAAACGTATGATTGCATCTCTTTCAGCCTGGTCCCATTCCATCCATTTGCCATATTCGAGCTTTCCAAACACAACAAGGACATCCTTCTAAAATAGTATTAAAAGGGTACTTTGAGAAAGTCTTATATAAATCCTCTATAGCTATTTCAAAAGCTTCTACCATTTTTGTTCAGTCATCTGCGTAAACTTTCTTATTTAACTAAATTGAGATTCTGATAATATAAACTCATTAATTAGTTTTCTTTTGACTATTTAACTGCTCTAACTTTTCCTTTGACAGCGGATTGCCATCTATTTCAATAGCCTTGCCGTATGATTCGGCTGCCTTATCAGTGCTCCCTTCTGAAAGATAATAATCCCCTATGGAATCATGTACATTGGAGCTGTTTGGGAAGTTTTTGACATTCAATGCGAAAAATAAAATGGCACCTTGCAAGTCTTCCTTTTGCAGAAAGAAATAGCCTAAGTCATTGACCTGCTCCTGACTAGGTAATACTTCATATTTCAATTTTTCAGATACATTCTGGTAATGTCCTATGACTTTGCTAAATAAAGCTTCTCCTGTAATTTCAGGAGTAGTTCTAAGGATTTTGTCAAGGTCAAGAACATGCCAACTGAAGAAATATTTTAAGCCTTCATATGTGGAAACCGTTGGGACACTGATATGATTTTCGTTTGAGTAAAACTTCCATTGATAGGTCAGTTGATTGCTTACCATTTGGTCAAGTGCCTTTGCAAAAGTCAAGGTAGATCGTATGGTAGAAGTAACCCAAGTAGTGTCCTGAAGGGCAGTAAGTGTATCCATACTAGCAGGCATTGTATTGGCTACAGCCATATAGAGTAACTTGTCTTTGTAGCTTCCATTTTGAAGTAGCTCAACAGACTGATGATAAAACCGGTTTTCATGGGATTTGAGGCCGGGGTCAATAGCCAAGTAATTGGTGAAAAGTTCTGGATGGTTTGTGAGGGTACTAACAACAAATGACCCACCCGTGGAGTGACCAATCAATGTACGGTATGGAAGAGTAGCGTACTTGCTGTCTACATAGGGTATCAATTCACTTTCGATAAAGTTGGTAAACTTTTCGATACCACTGGAGGCAGGTTCACCTTCTGCCGGATCGTAGGGCTTTAGGTCTCTCTGGCGGTTGGTGTTGGGAATTGCGACAATGATTGATTCAGGACAAGAGGTATTGCCAAAAGAACTCATCTGTTTGACTAATCCAGCTGTGGAATGGAAGTACGCATTTCCATCCAGCAAGTAGATAACAGGGTATCGGGCATCACTAGCACTATCAAACGAGCTGGGGAGGTAGATCCAAATGCTTCTTTGCTCTTGAAGTACTGCTGAATATAGACTGTCTACTTTGCCAATGGTCAGTAGGTTATTGTCTTGTGCACGACAGTAAAATGCCGATAAAGAAATTAGTAGAACGGTTAAGAAGTTTTTCATATAAAGTCTATTGTTTTAGTTCTGTATCAGTTTCTCAATGCTATATCTATTTCTTCTTCAAGTGCAAGTGATGGTTCGTTAATGTTAGAATTAATTATTTTTCCATTTTTCCCAATAAGAATGTACCTAGGAATTGAGTTAATGTTGTAGTGGTTTCCAAATGCTGTATGCGTACTATTCTCAATAAAAAGGTCAAAGCCATCATTAGTAGGATTATCTTTTTCAACAAAGTCTAACCATCTATTCGTTTTTTCGTCAACAGAAATCATTAGAATCGCTAAGTTTGAGTTGTCTTGGTATTTCTTTGCAAAATCTTTAATTCTAGGTCTATGATTTAAGCATGGTCCACACCATGTCGCCCATGTGTCGATTAAAACAACTTTTCCTTTGAAATTTTTTAATTGGACTTCTTTTCCAAGAGTCGTAATTATTTGTTGAGAAGATGAAGTTCATCTCTTTGCTGATGAATTCATTATTGCTAGAGTGTAAATAGTTTAAAAGTGAATCACAAGAACTACTAGAGCTAACGTTGTTGTTGGAGATGTTGATTTCAAATTTTTTATTTGGTTCTAAATATAGGAGGTGGGAGTTCAGAAGCGGAATTGTATTTTTAGGTTTCCCCATTTTAAGTTTACCAAATGTTTATCTGTTATTTCACACTGAAAATTGGAGTTTTTGGGTTTAGCCAATGAGCTTATGATCTAGCTTGTTTGAATGCCTGCTTTTTGACTTCAATTTCAGTAAGCTTCAACTGGATTTCTTCTATATCTTTACTGGCCACATAACCTTTTACCAAAGCAGAGATAATTATAATCTTCATAAGTATTCCATTCGCTAAACTAGGAGGGTATATAGCACCAGCCAATAGGGTGAATCCTATATAAATGCTTATACCTGCAATGATTGATTTTCTTGGTTTTTTGCCAGCCAGAAGAGCAAGTCCTGCAAAAGTCAAGACATAAATGGTTGCTATAACAGTAAATACCGTGTTGTTTCCGTTTATGCCTTGAAATATGCCAAATACATTAATCAGTGCAATGGCTAAAAGTATTAATCGGGCTTCTCGTACCTTTCTTTTGCAAGAAAGCATCAGGTTATAGTTGATCACTTCATCTTGCCTGTTTATTTTTTCTTCTTGATTGATATTCATGAGATTTAAAAAGTTTTGATTAAAAAAAATAATTTGTCAAAATACAATCTAAAGTAAATCCTTATATAGTACAATCTGATTGTTGTTTTTTTGCTGTAATATCAGGTCCTGCCATTTGTTTCTGCACTGAAAACGAACCTAACAGTTTCACCAGTGGAATGATTGTAATTTTATCTCATTTGAGAATTCAAATTCTATATCTTCTTGGTTGTATTTTTTGTCTCAATGAAAGCTTACAAAGCTTGTTTGTAAGATCTCGAATCTAATAAATTATTCAGATTGTTAATTATAGAATTGGTTGACAGGTTAGACATTACTAACAGCGGCAATAAATTGTTGATAAAAAGTGCTTAGCCAAAAAAAGCCATTGACACTGAAGTCAATGGCTTTTTGCTGTCCAAAAATAAGGCTTATCCGACAGGGCATTCACTTTTTTTCAACTCGTCCATCGGACCGAAGAATTCGAAGTGAATATCTTCCTCTTCAACAGACAGTCTTTGGAGGATTTCCATTACATCTGCCATAAATGGTTTAGGCCCACAGAAATAAAATGCTGGTGAACCTTCTGGCATTACAGCTTTCAAAATATCTGCTGTCAACAGACCCTTGTAGTCTGGCTCGTCATGCTCCAGAGACTCGTTGTAGATGACTACAGACTTGCTGTTTTCGTTCAGGTGTTCTGCTATCTCATTGCGGAATGCATGTGTCTCCGAATTGAGGGCACATTGTATAAATGTAACCTTCCGATCTGTTTTAGCCAGTGCTTTGTACATGCTGATCAGTGGCGTAATGCCAACACCTCCGGCAATCAGTACAACTGGTTTTGTGGATTCTTCCAGCTTGAAATCTCCGGCAGGTATACCAATTTCCACCTGATCTCCTACGTTAACAGAAGCGTGCAGAAAATTAGAAACGGTACCGTTAGGATTACCTTCTTCTTTCTTGACACTGATACGGATCGTTTCCTGATTGCCAAAGTCCGACAGACTGTAGTTTCGGGTATGCAAGTGACTTTCACCAGGGATTTCTACAGATACGGCAATGTATTGCCCAGGCTGGAAAGGCGGTAGGGCACTTCCATCGGCGGGAGCCAGGTAAAAGGAAGTGATGACACTGCTTTCCGCTACACGTTTCACTACTTTGAATTTCTTTTTGCCTCTGTAGCCACCTGTCATGTTTTCTCTTTCGCTGTACAGTTTCTCTTCTTCCTTAATAAAAAGTGAGGCAAGATCACCATAAGCTTCAGCCCAGGCATCGATGATTTCTGGAGTGGCTGCATCGCCCAGTACTACCTTGATAGCTTCCAGCAGGTTTTCGCCTACAATCGGGTACATCTCCGGTGTGATGGACAGGGAACTGTGCTTCTGTGTAATGGCTGAGACTGCCCCTTTCAGCATATCCAGCTGGTCGATATATGTCGCATATTGGAAAATGGCACTGGCCAGTACCCTTGGCTGATCTCCTTTTGCCTGATGTGTCATGTTGAAAATATTCTTCAACTCGGGATGCTTTTCAAATAGCTGTTTGTAAAACTGTTTGGTGATGGCTTCACCATACTGTTGAAGTACTGGAGCGGTTGATTTTACAATCTCGATTGTGTTTTTGCTTGCCATGTTTAGCTTCGTTTGAGTGGATAATAGTTTTGATTTATTGTGTATTGATCAAGGTCCATTCATTATCATCAAGTAACTGTTGCAGTGATCATAGCTGATAACACATTGTTAAATGTATTTAGATGAATTTAAGACCTTTTTATCCTTTATTAGTTTAAATTTTTTTATCTCTTCAAAAAGCTTAAGCCTTTGTCGAGGTCAAGCGCCAGTTCTTCCAAAGAGGTTTGGCTCAAAAGCTGCTGAATGTCATTTCTGATTTTAAGAAAGCTGTGGTGAAGCGGACATGGCTTCTCATCATTGCATTTAGGTAATCCAAGCCCACACCCTGTAAATAGTTGGTCGCCGTCAATGATGCTGACAATCTCGATCAGTTTGGTCTTGCTGGCATCTTCCGGTCTTACTTCAAACCCACCGTTTGGCCCTTTAACAGATTGCAGGACTTTATTTTTAGTTAGCTGTTGAAGGATTTTAGCAGTGAACGCTTCAGGAGAGCCAATTTCTTTAGAAATGGCTTTAAGGGAAGTTCTTTCTCCATGAATCGATTTTGTGGTAATAAAGAGCATTGCCCTGATTCCATATTCACATGCTTTTGAAAACATCTTGTCCGGGGTTTTTGTGTGGGGCAAAAGTAAGTGGAAAATCTATTTCGGACAAATTTATCCTAATTAAAAATCTAATCATTTGTAAATACCATAAGTGGGTGATGAATAATGGTTTCTCAATCAGTGAAATCTGATGCTAACAAATGAGGAGGCAATTGAAATATTATACAGAAAAAAATGAAAGTCTATTGGAGACTTTTAAATGTTTCAATAGCAGATTGGAGCGTAGTGACAAGGGTATTTTTAGGAATGTCAATATGATAAACTTCCTTTGGCTGATGATCAGCATTACAGTTAGACTTGTCCCAACAGTGCCATACCAGTAAAGTTGAATCACCTTGATCAATTGCAAAAATAATATATTGGTCAATGGTCTCGTCTATACACCATAAGTGTTTGAAGTAATTTGTATCGTTATCATTAACCCTTTCTAATAGTAGTTTTTGGAATACTTGAGTTGGAGAAATCCCTTGAAATGATGGGTTTTTAAAATCATGCTGATAAAGCTTGTCCATCATTTTTTCAAGAGCATAGATATAGGTAGGTAAGTAGACAGGTTCGTCACTGATCAGCTTATTACCAAGGTAGAGCCGGATTGTTAAGCATGTCTTTTGAGGTTTTCCGATTATTTCAAAAGAGATATCTTGCTGTTGTCCAATTGTCATCACTTCAGTTGAATTGATTTAGTCATAAAACTTTAACCCTTGCTGTACCTTATCCATCATTTGGATAATTCTTTTGGCTTTGGTTTCATCGGTTTTGGCATTGTAAATCCAGTCCAGATAGGCTTTTTGTTCGCTATCAGAAAATGCCTGAAAATTCTCCCAAGCTTCTTTGGATTCGTTTTTGAAACATTCCATGATTTCGGCAGGTATCCCCAGAGGTGTTTCGTCCGAATAGAGGATGATATGTACTATATCACCTTCCTTTTTCTTGATCTTCTTTCTGATTTCAGCTTTTACAGGCAGAAATAATTTTTTGTTGCCCATCGGCATCAGTTTGTAGTGGTTCAATTCATAGTCATCTATTTTTCCCTTTACTTTTACCCATCCAAATGGGTTCTCCTTGTTCTGACGGGTTTCTGGTATTTCTGCATAGGTCCAGCCGCCTTTGCCGGGAAACTTTTTCAACAGGTAGTTGGCGTTTACGAGAGGTTTTTCTTCGGACATATTCTCAATAATTCCATTTATCAAAATACTTCAGAAAGATCTTGGCAATGTTTCGGGCATCATCAATCCCCCGATGGTGTGTTCCTTCCAATATAATTCCTTCACTTAAGAGTGCGTTTTTCATTCCAATCGCACGTTTCAGTTTTTTGAACTTGGCATACTGGTGCTTTAGACTGATGTGCTTGTCAGTCCAACTTGAATCAATACCATAAAGGAGGCAGTCGCTTTCAAATTGCTTTTTGTCGTAATATCCCCAAGAGCACAGCATGTAGTCTTCCGTATCAAATTGGAACCACTGTTTAAATGCTTGAATGGCTTCAGGAAAATGAGGAGCGTGGTCAATATCTTTTTGCTGTATGGAAGTCAGTTCTGTACAAAAATCACTCAGCTTGGGATTTTTTAGTGGTTTAACAAACTGCTCAAACGATGATATGATTTCTTGTTTTTCATTAACCAATACAGCGCCAATCTCGATTGTCTCATTCTTGTTTTTATCCATTTCTCCTTCCCAGCAGGTTGCCTCTAAATCTAAGATGATGTAGTTCATGTATGTTTAGTCCCTTATTGTTTGTTTATAAAAGTCTTAAAGTAGATCAATTCTTTTTTTAGTACAATTTCCCATTGTGCAGGCGTATGAAAAAGAATTGGATTTAGCTTCATTGGGGGAATTATCAAAAATCTAATGGCAACCTAATTCAAACATGAACTAAAATTTAAAATTGAATGAGAATGTATGAAATCAAACTGAGTCCAGAGTTTAAGTCCCAGACAAAGAAATCTATTTTTTCTATCGTATTTTTTATTCTGACCTATCTTATACTTCTAATATTGGCAGTAGGCTTAACGGCTCTGTGTGTATTTGGAGGTATTATGATTGTAATGACATTCCCAAGAATTTTAGGAATCGTTTTGGGTATTGGCTTGGCCAGTATTGGTTTTCTTGTCCTGTTTTTTCTGCTGAAGTTTATTTTCAAGTCACACAAAGTGGATCGTTCTCATTTGCAGGAGATCAAAAGGAAAGATGAACCTGAACTATTCAATATGCTGGATGCGATTGTTCAGCAAGTAGGAACCACCTTTCCCAAAAAAGTTTATCTATCTGCTGATGTAAATGCAGCAGTTTTTTATGATTCCAATTTTTGGAGCATGTTTCTGCCCGTACGCAAAAACCTACAGATTGGGTTGGGACTCGTGAATACCGTCACAGATATTGAGCTTAAGGCAATCTTAGCGCATGAGTTTGGGCATTTTTCTCAAAGGACGATGAAAGTGGGCAGCTATGTCTACAATGTGAACCAGGTTATTTATAACCTGTTGTATGATAATGAATCCTATGATAATGTGATTCAGTCATGGGCAGAAGTGAGTAGTTACTTTTCAATTTTTGTGGTGATCGCAGTACGTATCATTGAAGGAATTCAGGCAATATTGAGAAAGATGTATGAGGTGGTAAACAGGAATTATATGGCGCTGTCCCGTGAGATGGAGTTTCATGCCGATGAGATTGCAGCCAGTGTTACGGGTTATAAACCTCTGAAAAGTTCCCTGTTGAGGATTAAGTTGGCTGATCATGCTCACCAGTCTGTACTAAACTTTTATGGAGAGAAGGTTAAAGAAAATTTTAGGAGCGGGAACATGTTTCAGGAACAGTTTCATGTCATGAACTTTCTGGCGACGGAAGATAATATTCTGTTGGAAAATCAGCTACCAATGGTGTCCTTGAATGACCTTAACAGGTTTAACAAGTCTAGGCTTGTGATCAAGGATCAGTGGGCTTCGCATCCAAGCACTAAAGAGAGGATTGAGCGGTTGGAGCAGACAGGTTTGACAGCAGAAAAAGAAGTACATCAACCAGCAGGTAGTATCTTTCAGAATATAGAAAATACATACAGACATCAGACGGCAAAACTTTTTGAATCGGTTCAATATCAGGGAGAGTCGAAGGAGATGACCTTGGAAGAATTTCAGGATGCTTATAAAGCATACTATGAAGCCAATACTTTCTCTCGTTTCTATAATGGTTACTATGATGATAAACAACCAATCCGTTTCGATCTGAAGGCAGCAGCCGTAGAGGAGGAAACCACAGCCACAGCGGAAACTTTATTCTCTAACCAGCAGATTGAGCTGGTATATACTGCTTTCTCCTTGCAGAATGACATTGAGACCCTCAAACAGCTGGCAGGTAGTGGGCATGCGATCAAGACTTTTGATTATGACGGGAAAAAATATGCTAGCAGAGAAAGTGCAGGGCTTGCATCGAAACTTGCTGAGGAACTGAAGGAGCTTAATGAGCAGATCAAGCAGAATGATATCCGAATTTTCCAATTTTTCCTAAAACGAGAGCAGGAGTTGGGAGAGAGTTTACAGCTTAAAGCAATGTATCAGACATTTTTTGACTATGATACACAGATTGATGCAAAGAGCGGATTGTATACTGAGATGTTAGAAGCGCTTCAGTTTATCAACTATAATTTGCCATTTGAACAGATTCGGGAAAATTTTGCCAATCTAGCACCAAAGGAAGCAATCTTGAAACATGAGATTAAGGAACTGATGGAGAGTGAGCGTTATCAGCAGGAGATTACGCCAGAGATGCAAGAAAACTTTGAGCAGTATCTGTCAAAAAAATGGGAATACTTCGGACATGAGAATTATTTTGAACGACCACTTGAAATGCTTTTCAAGGTACTGAATAACTACGGTTACCTGTTGTCCAGAGGGTATTTTCTGATGAAGAAGGAGCTGCTTAATTATCAGGAGGAGCTGGTGAAGCGTCAGGAAACACTAGGAATAACAGGATGAGTATAGAATATGAACATACTTAATCGAAATCCCTCAACCATGATATTCACGGTTGAGGGATTTTTTTTATTCTCCTTTTTTGAGCTTTGTGATCCTCTTTACTTCATTCAGCAATAGCGGAAATGCAGGCTCTGTCATACCATGTCCGTAGCCATCCAGTTCAAATAGTCTGGTGTCCTTGTGACCTGCCACTTTCATCATACGCATCAGGTAGGCATTTTCTTCATACCTGCCGAGCATTTCCAGTTCCCTGTCACCTGTGATCAGTAGGAGCGGTGATGCATCCGGACGAACGTGGTAAAGTGGCGCTAAGTTATCCACGATAGGCTGTGTACCCGGAATACCTCTTTCTTCACGCACTGTAAAGTGGGTGATGGTGTGACCACTGAAAGGAATCAGTCCTGCGAT is a window from the Limibacter armeniacum genome containing:
- a CDS encoding NAD(P)/FAD-dependent oxidoreductase is translated as MKKTIVVVGGGFAGIEFVKKMANNEHYQVILVDVNNYNFFPPLIYQVSTGFMEPSAISYPFRKILRKKKNVRFRLGELKSVVPEEQKIVLSNGELHYDILVMATGTESNFFGNKNIEQNSLPMKTISDALSLRNTILTRLDRATRFEEREERKKLLSFVIAGAGPTGVELSGILAEMRASIMRKDYPELSQEDLGDIFLIDGNDAVLAVMSKDAQQYSEKKLRQYGIEIKLNTLVKDFKDETVYLSDGTEIPSKNLIWAAGVKAKQFEGFNAECIGPGGRMKTNAYNLVEGYDNIYALGDCAIMFTDENYPKGHPQLAQPAIQQAKNLTENLSRDKDRWKPFKYKDKGSLAIIGRNKSVLDFPDQKHSMKGFFAWLIWIFVHIMGLVNFKNRVRTFFNWIGYYIFKDQSFRMIIKPSRRDKSKDA
- a CDS encoding RrF2 family transcriptional regulator, giving the protein MFSKACEYGIRAMLFITTKSIHGERTSLKAISKEIGSPEAFTAKILQQLTKNKVLQSVKGPNGGFEVRPEDASKTKLIEIVSIIDGDQLFTGCGLGLPKCNDEKPCPLHHSFLKIRNDIQQLLSQTSLEELALDLDKGLSFLKR
- a CDS encoding TlpA family protein disulfide reductase, which produces MITTLGKEVQLKNFKGKVVLIDTWATWCGPCLNHRPRIKDFAKKYQDNSNLAILMISVDEKTNRWLDFVEKDNPTNDGFDLFIENSTHTAFGNHYNINSIPRYILIGKNGKIINSNINEPSLALEEEIDIALRN
- a CDS encoding YdeI/OmpD-associated family protein, with translation MSEEKPLVNANYLLKKFPGKGGWTYAEIPETRQNKENPFGWVKVKGKIDDYELNHYKLMPMGNKKLFLPVKAEIRKKIKKKEGDIVHIILYSDETPLGIPAEIMECFKNESKEAWENFQAFSDSEQKAYLDWIYNAKTDETKAKRIIQMMDKVQQGLKFYD
- a CDS encoding 3'-5' exonuclease, translated to MNYIILDLEATCWEGEMDKNKNETIEIGAVLVNEKQEIISSFEQFVKPLKNPKLSDFCTELTSIQQKDIDHAPHFPEAIQAFKQWFQFDTEDYMLCSWGYYDKKQFESDCLLYGIDSSWTDKHISLKHQYAKFKKLKRAIGMKNALLSEGIILEGTHHRGIDDARNIAKIFLKYFDKWNY
- a CDS encoding M48 family metalloprotease; the protein is MYEIKLSPEFKSQTKKSIFSIVFFILTYLILLILAVGLTALCVFGGIMIVMTFPRILGIVLGIGLASIGFLVLFFLLKFIFKSHKVDRSHLQEIKRKDEPELFNMLDAIVQQVGTTFPKKVYLSADVNAAVFYDSNFWSMFLPVRKNLQIGLGLVNTVTDIELKAILAHEFGHFSQRTMKVGSYVYNVNQVIYNLLYDNESYDNVIQSWAEVSSYFSIFVVIAVRIIEGIQAILRKMYEVVNRNYMALSREMEFHADEIAASVTGYKPLKSSLLRIKLADHAHQSVLNFYGEKVKENFRSGNMFQEQFHVMNFLATEDNILLENQLPMVSLNDLNRFNKSRLVIKDQWASHPSTKERIERLEQTGLTAEKEVHQPAGSIFQNIENTYRHQTAKLFESVQYQGESKEMTLEEFQDAYKAYYEANTFSRFYNGYYDDKQPIRFDLKAAAVEEETTATAETLFSNQQIELVYTAFSLQNDIETLKQLAGSGHAIKTFDYDGKKYASRESAGLASKLAEELKELNEQIKQNDIRIFQFFLKREQELGESLQLKAMYQTFFDYDTQIDAKSGLYTEMLEALQFINYNLPFEQIRENFANLAPKEAILKHEIKELMESERYQQEITPEMQENFEQYLSKKWEYFGHENYFERPLEMLFKVLNNYGYLLSRGYFLMKKELLNYQEELVKRQETLGITG
- a CDS encoding alpha/beta hydrolase-fold protein, translated to MKNFLTVLLISLSAFYCRAQDNNLLTIGKVDSLYSAVLQEQRSIWIYLPSSFDSASDARYPVIYLLDGNAYFHSTAGLVKQMSSFGNTSCPESIIVAIPNTNRQRDLKPYDPAEGEPASSGIEKFTNFIESELIPYVDSKYATLPYRTLIGHSTGGSFVVSTLTNHPELFTNYLAIDPGLKSHENRFYHQSVELLQNGSYKDKLLYMAVANTMPASMDTLTALQDTTWVTSTIRSTLTFAKALDQMVSNQLTYQWKFYSNENHISVPTVSTYEGLKYFFSWHVLDLDKILRTTPEITGEALFSKVIGHYQNVSEKLKYEVLPSQEQVNDLGYFFLQKEDLQGAILFFALNVKNFPNSSNVHDSIGDYYLSEGSTDKAAESYGKAIEIDGNPLSKEKLEQLNSQKKTN
- the hmpA gene encoding NO-inducible flavohemoprotein codes for the protein MASKNTIEIVKSTAPVLQQYGEAITKQFYKQLFEKHPELKNIFNMTHQAKGDQPRVLASAIFQYATYIDQLDMLKGAVSAITQKHSSLSITPEMYPIVGENLLEAIKVVLGDAATPEIIDAWAEAYGDLASLFIKEEEKLYSERENMTGGYRGKKKFKVVKRVAESSVITSFYLAPADGSALPPFQPGQYIAVSVEIPGESHLHTRNYSLSDFGNQETIRISVKKEEGNPNGTVSNFLHASVNVGDQVEIGIPAGDFKLEESTKPVVLIAGGVGITPLISMYKALAKTDRKVTFIQCALNSETHAFRNEIAEHLNENSKSVVIYNESLEHDEPDYKGLLTADILKAVMPEGSPAFYFCGPKPFMADVMEILQRLSVEEEDIHFEFFGPMDELKKSECPVG